In a single window of the Tigriopus californicus strain San Diego chromosome 2, Tcal_SD_v2.1, whole genome shotgun sequence genome:
- the LOC131876880 gene encoding large ribosomal subunit protein bL19m-like has translation MLAGHFHRLATVGMVSHAPVAASVSRPLGLPSLAIRYSSSQPSFTDTSAPPPARSGQHRSIRRRDFRFIFPEFLPDPNSEFRQPLAEKLARQDLLRRRAQVEIPEFYVGSIVAVTTSESYAHTADKLTKFVGIVIERGGTGPRAWIKVRNVVDKIGVEFLYEIYCPTIQKIETLRLERRLDEDLTYLRDAPPEYSTFPPDMEVEILPEGTPVPVNDLKVPLRPAPWTRRWERYTDRLNGYILPDDLPDYKTSEMERESKFLNIGWQGQVMKYDLLLQYHETISVEEQDAIWREVGDALETRDLDMRKVAAKRAFSKPTKRQ, from the coding sequence ATGCTGGCGGGCCACTTTCACCGCCTCGCCACAGTCGGTATGGTCTCCCATGCCCCCGTCGCCGCCTCCGTCAGTCGTCCGCTGGGACTGCCATCTTTGGCCATCCGATACTCGTCCAGCCAGCCCTCGTTCACAGACACGTCTGCTCCTCCACCGGCCCGATCGGGGCAGCATCGCTCGATTCGCCGTCGCGATTTCCGCTTCATCTTCCCGGAGTTCCTGCCCGACCCGAACTCGGAATTCCGCCAGCCCTTGGCCGAGAAATTGGCACGTCAGGACCTCCTCCGGCGGCGAGCTCAAGTGGAGATCCCAGAGTTCTACGTGGGCAGCATTGTGGCCGTGACGACCTCGGAATCCTACGCCCACACGGCCGACAAGCTCACCAAGTTCGTGGGGATCGTGATTGAGCGCGGTGGCACGGGTCCACGGGCCTGGATCAAGGTGCGCAACGTAGTCGACAAGATTGGCGTGGAGTTCCTGTACGAGATCTATTGCCCCACCATTCAGAAGATCGAGACTCTGCGACTGGAGCGACGCCTAGACGAGGACCTCACCTATTTGCGTGATGCGCCCCCCGAGTACAGCACTTTTCCCCCAGACATGGAAGTGGAGATCTTGCCCGAAGGCACGCCCGTGCCCGTCAACGACCTGAAAGTGCCTTTGCGCCCAGCTCCGTGGACTCGACGCTGGGAACGTTACACCGACCGTCTCAACGGCTACATCCTGCCCGATGATTTGCCCGACTACAAGACCTCGGAAATGGAACGGGAGAGCAAGTTCCTCAATATTGGATGGCAGGGCCAAGTGATGAAATACGACCTGTTGTTGCAATACCACGAGACCATCTCCGTGGAGGAACAGGACGCGATTTGGCGCGAGGTCGGCGACGCTCTGGAGACTCGCGATTTAGACATGAGGAAAGTGGCCGCCAAGCGGGCGTTTTCCAAGCCAACCAAAAGACAATAA
- the LOC131876877 gene encoding uncharacterized protein LOC131876877 yields MSFAKPRLTPKLGRRNTDPSPRGVAPSVSLATKAAPPSSQLARNSSNHVPNGRSQGYTTPSSTPAVRATRPATTGPPPSKPPMVLNGLKSRRPPVATTVHVSTSSTQRTPPGVSSSDTHSSLTLLALNGEYLQSEWMLAVARDNACQIRHAWDKEYVQIRTALSEALSEKIRQEIELDRWQYLTLFASTKAVENEIRARLVTVLPETAQKLHLAARALERAQTYLTIEGVSGTKPEDFTHLKVQIESRQAAFSEIARHLQDDNSREMAVLCQEVLANLHAVRSSQGDVHKLVHELDQLSTREASLQISQADAKNENPDTISDELELELVLPPRIPPPKLIDF; encoded by the exons ATGTCATTTGCCAAGCCCCGGTTAACGCCCAAATTGGGGCGCCGGAATACGGATCCCAGCCCCAGGGGGGTCGCCCCCTCGGTTTCCCTAGCGACTAAAGCCGCTCCGCCCTCATCTCAGCTCGCGCGCAATAGCAGTAACCACGTGCCGAATGGACGGTCTCAAGGGTATACCACGCCCTCGTCCACGCCCGCCGTCCGCGCCACCCGTCCGGCGACCACGGGTCCACCCCCCTCTAAACCACCCATGGTCCTAAACGGACTTAAATCGCGCCGCCCGCCCGTCGCCACCACCGTTCATGTCTCGACCTCGAGCACCCAGAGGACGCCTCCCGGTGTTTCCAGCAGTGACACGCACTCATCGCTCACCCTGTTGGCCTTGAACGGCGAATATTTACAGTCCGAGTGGATGCTGGCCGTCGCCCGTGATAACGCCTGTCAAATCCGACACGCCTGGGACAAAGAG TATGTTCAAATTCGAACGGCCTTGAGCGAGGCCTTGTCCGAAAAGATCCGACAAGAAATCGAACTGGACCGCTGGCAATACCTGACCCTGTTCGCCTCCACCAAGGCTGTCGAGAATGAGATTCGCGCCCGATTGGTGACCGTGTTGCCGGAGACCGCTCAGAAATTGCACCTCGCGGCTCGAGCCCTAGAACGAGCTCAGACTTACTTAACCATTGAGGGCGTGTCGGGTACGAAGCCTGAGGATTTTACTCACCTCAAAGTCCAGATCGAGTCCCGACAAGCGGCTTTTTCCGAGATAGCTCGTCACCTTCAAGACGATAACTCGCGTGAAATGGCCGTCCTCTGTCAAGAGGTTCTCGCCAATCTGCATGCCGTTCGGAGTTCCCAGGGCGATGTTCACAAACTCGTGCACGAATTGGATCAACTTTCTACGCGGGAGGC CTCCCTGCAGATCAGTCAGGCAGATGCCAAGAATGAGAATCCGGATACTATCTCAGACGAGCTCGAGCTCGAGCTCGTCCTGCCACCCAGAATTCCCCCACCTAAGCTTATTGATTTCTAA
- the LOC131876871 gene encoding uncharacterized protein LOC131876871, whose translation MEIHPRSTSRCSPSPVSSLESTLNYSTDPIARLSAASTVGVTTSVGLASESNSAASLVEDRLFQELMDVFGSSEPSGSLPLETSPPGPAHTPPFKSTGRGLAAAGQAPGQTPPRGSVEQSLLASLLPKEMMGSMVLDALNGFMFLLSSDAKLDYLSDNVEEFLGSGALLDMAHQRLYDFIHPDDRAYFRQLLQEPRVRDVVGAGAARNNNKPLFVRFRVQSSHPDSPNGPYECLQVSVVTVSPKERIVHQGRDLSRARLFCVARKVSQAERKQFMKVEMFSTKVDPHQNYRVQLVDTSGMNSRHTTLMTQSMLNKHLVLDLCHPQDRSILEAHLEASMSQAVVSSIYRMRILNSYMKVKSKSKYYAACPAANNFHSLILSSHSIIPESESMDKDIAPCRADLSASPNGPPPHEHLLRSDVLEELFGPSSSSGGPGSNDSASSRRGSVGLSEGVPINNNVVKTESPRSNSSNGSGGQPDREEDSSKQKDLLLKQLLNVNFNRDDKTKANSSAPTVSSVSSSSSSTNSRILQILSQTNDNVKCSTFGPNLSLSATSIPGVNTGSGGLKRPASSSSTLSSSSSSMLESALGAPSPKMLSRSGVGGGGGMGSRPGCELPPTTTYSSVCKENPALAKLLEKPLHNAVSVPPPVPTKWHQEPRETLPKGEDEMRKFLPPHPAERASLLSSASATATSNLSTSSMSSSPSTSTSLGESGASATVLQPRSNEFASSSLIPSSLNHHSAGVSNHFFNDLDPELSNILDEVIDIQEKQHSSLASSTSTSGPQNLIPSPGVAGCSLVPGATSASSSSSSSSSSLSSSVGMMSMAGRNNSSSGVASSTSASSSITTSCSSSSASFFNKDQSAMADIEHIEKYLASSESSGMFFHHNHHHQQQQQQQQPNSSIMNDNHRKMLNRSLSLPPGTMSLAQTAGSSHPTGVINRGIQSIAGTGRSAPNPLSVASNNNQGIASGLHHMGANNGCPNPVSLVPRMNELFEVVPPNMSLPPTPDIDSLVMIQQRQRRMSSGGTTSNTRRGPQHRSPSGGPNLAFQSLVSPPNRSVSQSQQPIAGRGGNSLPMSSSNNGGSQLLMQQLNSGPMGGNRGGNVPQLSHQPFSRQSPFLGQHQVRPTPNNVMGSMRGQMQYPTTQPQQPLQQPQQQPQQHQRHSLQSPYSSSHQNHRMGSSPSSTSSYPNRGFQSNSHPDESQSLLQKLLSDGSS comes from the exons ATGGAGATTCATCCTCGTTCGACCAGTAGGTGCAGTCCCAGTCCAGTTTCGTCGCTCGAGTCCACGCTCAACTATTCCACCGATCCCATCGCCCGCTTAAGTGCCGCCTCCACCGTGGGCGTGACCACCAGTGTCGGATTGGCGTCCGAGTCGAACTCGGCGGCCTCCTTGGTGGAGGATAGACTTTTTCAGGAGCTCATGGACGTGTTTGGCTCCAGCGAGCCGTCCGGCTCATTACCGCTTGAGACCAGCCCGCCTGGACCGGCTCACACCCCACCCTTCAAGTCCACAGGGCGTGGCCTGGCTGCGGCCGGTCAGGCCCCGGGTCAGACCCCACCGCGCGGCTCTGTGGAGCAATCCTTGTTAGCCTCGCTCTTGCCCAAAGAGATGATGGGCTCGATGGTTTTGGACGCCCTCAACGGATTCATGTTTCTGTTGTCGAGCGATGCTAAATTGGACTACCTCTCGGACAATGTCGAAGAGTTTCTGGGCTCGGGGGCCCTCTTAGATATGGCTCATCAACGCTTGTACGATTTCATTCACCCCGATGACCGAGCCTATTTCCGCCAGTTGCTCCAAGAACCTCGCGTCCGGGACGTCGTTGGCGCGGGTGCAGCTCGCAATAACAATAAACCCCTTTTTGTGCGTTTCCGTGTGCAATCATCCCATCCCGACTCCCCCAACGGCCCGTACGAATGTCTACAAGTGTCCGTGGTGACCGTTTCGCCCAAAGAACGCATTGTGCATCAGGGCCGAGATTTGAGTCGCGCTCGGTTGTTTTGTGTGGCTCGAAAAGTGAGCCAGGCCGAACGCAAGCAATTCATGAAGGTAGAGATGTTCTCCACCAAGGTGGATCCACACCAAAACTATCGTGTACAGTTGGTGGACACCAGCGGGATGAATTCGCGTCACACCACCCTAATGACCCAAAGCATGCTGAACAAACACTTGGTCCTAGACTTGTGTCACCCGCAGGATCGCTCCATACTCGAGGCACACCTTGAGGCTAGTATGAGTCAAGCTGTGGTGTCGTCCATATATCGTATGCGGATCCTCAACTCGTACATGAAAGTCAAAAGCAAATCCAAATACTACGCCGCGTGTCCGGCCGCCAACAATTTTCATTCCCTCATCCTTTCGTCACATTCCATCATTCCCGAATCTGAATCCATGGACAAGGATATCGCTCCCTGTCGTGCGGATCTGAGTGCGTCGCCCAACGGGCCACCACCGCATGAACATTTATTGCGCTCGGACGTGCTCGAAGAGCTTTTCGGCCCTTCTTCGTCCTCTGGCGGGCCTGGGTCTAACGACAGCGCGTCATCCCGTCGAGGATCTGTGGGATTGAGTGAGGGCGTCCCTATCAACAACAATGTGGTCAAAACTGAATCGCCGAGGAGCAACAGCAGCAATGGTAGCGGTGGACAGCCGGATCGAGAAGAGGACTCTTCGAAACAGAAGGATCTGCTCTTAAAACAATTGCTCAACGTCAACTTTAACCGCGATGACAAAACCAAAGCCAATTCTTCGGCGCCGACCGTGTCCTCGGTGTCGTCTTCTTCGTCGAGTACGAATTCAAGAATCCTCCAAATCCTGAGCCAAACCAACGACAACGTCAAGTGTTCAACTTTCGGGCCCAATCTTTCATTATCTGCCACGTCGATTCCTGGTGTGAACACTGGATCTGGGGGCTTGAAACGCCCCGCCTCGTCCTCCTCGACCCtatcgtcgtcctcgtcgtcaaTGCTTGAAAGTGCGCTAGGCGCTCCTAGTCCGAAAATGTTGTCCCGATCCGGAGTAGGGGGCGGGGGAGGGATGGGAAGCAGACCTGGGTGTGAGCTTCCACCTACCACCACTTATTCTAGTGTGTGCAAAGAGAATCCGGCTCTGGCCAAGTTGCTGGAAAAACCGTTGCACAACGCCGTGTCAGTCCCACCCCCGGTGCCCACCAAATGGCACCAAGAGCCGAGGGAGACGTTGCCCAAAGGCGAAGATGAAATGCGCAAATTCTTACCTCCACATCCGGCTGAACGAGCCTCATTATTATCGTCAGCATCGGCTACTGCCACGTCCAATTTATCTACCTCGTCGATGTCGTCTTCGCCGTCCACATCGACCAGTTTAGGCGAATCCGGTGCCAGTGCCACAGTTCTACAGCCTCGAAGCAATGAATTCGCCTCCTCGTCATTGATCCCTTCGAGTCTGAATCATCATAGTGCGGGTGTATCAAATCATTTCTTTAATGACCTCGACCCCGAGTTGAGCAATATTCTTGATGAAGTGATCGACATTCAAGAGAAACAGCACAGCTCACTAGCCAGCTCTACCTCCACGTCTGGACCTCAAAATCTCATCCCGTCCCCTGGGGTTGCGGGTTGTTCACTTGTACCTGGTGCCACATCTgcctcctcgtcgtcgtcgtcgtcgtcgtcgtctttgtCATCGAGTGTGGGAATGATGTCCATGGCAGGGCGGAACAATTCCTCTTCCGGTGTGGCCTCTTCCACATCAGCCTCCTCGTCCATAACAACCTCCTGCTCCTCGTCATCAGCCTCGTTCTTCAACAAAGATCAATCGGCGATGGCGGATATTGAACACATCGAGAAGTACCTCGCCAGCTCCGAAAGTAGTGGCatgtttttccatcataatcatcatcatcaacagcaacagcagcaacagcagccCAACAGCAGCATCATGAACGACAATCACCGGAAAATGCTCAACCGCAGCCTGTCGCTCCCGCCTGGAACCATGAGTTTAGCCCAAACCGCAGGTTCCAGTCATCCGACTGGGGTCATAAACCGAG GTATTCAATCGATAGCGGGAACAGGACGATCAGCGCCCAATCCGCTGTCTGTGGCTTCCAACAACAATCAGGGCATCGCCAGCGGGCTCCATCACATGGGAGCCAACAACGGCTGTCCAAATCCCGTTTCACTCGTGCCCCGTATGAATGAGTTGTTCGAAGTAGTCCCTCCCAACATGTCATTACCTCCCACGCCTGATATTGACTCACTAGTGATGATCCAGCAGAGGCAACGCCGAATGTCTAGTGGTGGCACAACTTCCAATACCCGAAGAGGTCCACAGCATAGGTCACCTTCAGGTGGACCCAATTTAGCGTTCCAATCTTTGGTGTCTCCACCCAATCGATCTGTTTCGCAATCTCAGCAACCCATAGCTGGAAGAGGTGGCAACAGCCTCCCGATGAGTTCCTCCAATAACGGAGGGAGTCAATTGCTCATGCAACAGCTCAATTCCGGGCCAATGGGAGGGAATCGAGGAGGAAATGTTCCCCAGTTATCTCACCAACCATTCTCGCGACAAAGCCCATTTTTAGGCCAACATCAAGTTCGTCCTACTCCAAATAATGTCATGGGCAGCATGAGAGGGCAAATGCAATATCCCACTACGCAGCCACAACAACCGCTCCAACAACCACAGCAACAACCACAGCAACACCAGAGACATTCTCTTCAATCACCTTACTCATCTTCTCATCAGAATCACCGGATGGGATCGAGTCCCTCGTCAACGTCCTCATATCCGAATAGAGGCTTCCAGTCGAATAGCCATCCGGACGAGAGTCAATCCTTGTTGCAGAAGCTCCTATCTGATGGGTCAAGCTGA
- the LOC131876873 gene encoding 2-(3-amino-3-carboxypropyl)histidine synthase subunit 2-like, with translation MAAALSSPEEAVLARTVDASQVNEVERALATWDLERVFEIQRCADWIRDRQLTRVTLQFPDGLLKWAPSVANRLESLVGHRLAILGDTSFGDCCVDEVAAQHLNADGVIHFGDTCLTPTQRLPVLFVFTRWPFNRGAFFLAAMNVDAPRVFLFFDVRYAHAFPPEDEATPLGPVITCQPVQPDIDNPHILCGRRCPIRPGSNDTILYCGRDLKYIQLLSLTFNPCQLLQFDPEAETLQSPVSSMKRELMQRFYLIERAKDAQRIGILVGTLGVSRYRDIIERVNRAIQSSGKRSYTFLVGKPNVAKLANFPEIDLFVLIACPANSIVHSKEYMQPVITPFELDVALNQDRAWTGQFLANFQDILPGQTEHIDFQPNSEADPDISLISGRLRPMSMAASPALEDQASHALMAQETRLSNINDQGGGSFLQSKSWQGLEQKLGQTEVAMAVPGASGIAAGYAGEGVVGGGPQEAQL, from the exons ATGGCCGCGGCTCTCAGTTCACCGGAAGAAGCCGTGTTGGCCCGCACAGTAGATGCCTCACAGGTCAATGAGGTGGAACGCGCCTTGGCCACGTGGGACTTGGAGCGTGTGTTCGAAATACAGCGTTGCGCCGATTGGATTCGAGACCGCCAACTAACCCGCGtaacccttcaatttcccgATGGGCTCCTGAAATGGGCCCCTTCGGTAGCCAACCGCTTGGAATCGCTGGTCGGACACCG GCTGGCCATCTTGGGTGATACGTCCTTCGGGGATTGTTGCGTGGATGAGGTGGCGGCCCAGCATTTGAACGCGGATGGCGTGATCCACTTTGGTGACACGTGTCTGACACCCACCCAACGCCTGCCCGTTCTGTTTGTGTTCACGCGCTGGCCTTTCAATCGCGGCGCCTTCTTCCTGGCCGCCATGAACGTGGATGCGCCGCGagtctttctcttttttgacGTCCGTTATGCTCACGCCTTTCCCCCCGAAGATGAGGCCACGCCCCTGGGACCGGTCATCACCTGTCAGCCCGTCCAACCCGACATTGACAACCCGCATATTCTGTGTGGACGACGGTGTCCCATTCGACCCGGCTCCAACGACACCATTTTATACTGCGGGCGGGATCTCAAGTATATCCAGCTTTTGAGCTTGACCTTCAACCCGTGTCAGTTATTGCAGTTCGATCCGGAAGCGGAGACGCTCCAATCTCCCGTCAGCAGTATGAAACGTGAACTCATGCAACGTTTCTATTTGATCGAACGGGCCAAGGACGCCCAACGGATTGGAATTCTAGTGGGGACCCTAGGTGTATCGCGTTATCGGGACATTATTGAACGCGTGAATCGGGCCATCCAAAGCTCGGGCAAACGATCGTACACGTTTCTAGTGGGTAAACCCAACGTGGCCAAGCTGGCCAACTTTCCGGAAATCGACCTATTTGTGCTGATCGCGTGCCCGGCCAATTCCATCGTTCATTCGAAAGAGTACATGCAGCCAGTGATCACGCCCTTTGAGCTCGATGTGGCGCTCAATCAAGATCGAGCTTGGACGGGCCAGTTTCTGGCcaattttcaagatattttgccCGGACAAACGGAACACATTGATTTCCAACCCAACTCCGAGGCCGACCCGGACATCTCACTCATATCCGGGCGTCTCCGACCCATGTCCATGGCAGCCTCACCAGCCCTCGAGGACCAAGCCTCACACGCCCTCATGGCACAAGAAACGCGCTTGTCTAACATCAACGACCAAGGGGGCGGTTCATTCCTGCAGAGCAAATCCTGGCAAGGATTGGAGCAGAAATTGGGCCAAACAGAAGTAGCCATGGCTGTACCGGGTGCCAGTGGGATAGCGGCAGGTTATGCGGGTGAGGGGGTAGTAGGTGGGGGTCCACAGGAAGCTCAGCTGTAG